From a region of the Microbacterium sp. nov. GSS16 genome:
- a CDS encoding phosphoenolpyruvate carboxykinase (GTP): MALADTFTSRAHAVSPLHGRGDVPAYDTSAMTELRAWVDGIAALTQPDRVHWIDGSRAENDALLRELVDEGKLIKLNPEWRPGSYLARSHPSDVARTEGRTFIASERERDAGPTNNWADPAAMRETLDGLFEGSMRGRTMYVVPFSMGPVGGKLSHIGVQVTDSAYAVASIGIMTRVGDAVTRQIADGAPWVKTVHSVGAPLGPGEADVPWPCNDEKYIVHFPETLEVYSYGSGYGGNAILAKKCFALRIASVIARDEGWLAEHMLLIRVTDPKGEAHHIAAAFPSACGKTNLAMLRPTIPGWTVETLGDDIVWIRPGEDGRMYAMNPEAGFFGVAPGTGESTNVTAVETLWGNTIFTNVALRPDGDVWWEGLTDTPPAKLIDWQGNPWTPQSEGPAAHPNSRFTVSAAQCPQIAEDWEAPEGVPLDAILFGGRRATNVPLVVEATDWSHGVFIGSTISSERTAAAEGTLGELRRDPFAMLPFCGYNMGDYFAHWLKVGRSLRFDRAPRIFQVNWFRRGDDGRFLWPGFGENSRVIDWIIRRISGEVTAVDSPIGRLPRREDLNLEGLEIAEADLDELFDIDIDAWLAEADSTEEFYAMFGDALPAALRSELEALRYRLNAAR; encoded by the coding sequence ATGGCACTCGCCGACACGTTCACGTCCCGCGCACATGCCGTGTCGCCCCTGCACGGCCGGGGCGACGTGCCCGCGTATGACACGTCGGCCATGACCGAGCTGCGCGCCTGGGTCGACGGGATCGCCGCGCTCACCCAACCCGATCGCGTGCACTGGATCGACGGATCCCGAGCCGAGAACGACGCCCTGCTGCGCGAGCTCGTCGACGAGGGCAAGCTCATCAAGCTCAACCCGGAGTGGCGGCCGGGCTCGTACCTGGCCCGCTCGCACCCGAGCGACGTGGCGCGCACCGAGGGGCGCACGTTCATCGCCTCGGAGCGCGAGCGCGATGCGGGCCCCACCAACAACTGGGCCGATCCGGCAGCCATGCGCGAGACTCTCGACGGGCTGTTCGAGGGCTCGATGCGCGGTCGCACGATGTACGTCGTCCCGTTCTCGATGGGACCGGTCGGAGGCAAGCTGTCGCACATCGGCGTGCAGGTCACCGACAGCGCCTACGCCGTGGCATCCATCGGCATCATGACCCGCGTCGGCGACGCGGTCACCCGTCAGATCGCCGACGGCGCCCCGTGGGTGAAGACGGTCCACTCGGTCGGCGCCCCGCTCGGGCCGGGAGAGGCCGACGTGCCGTGGCCGTGCAACGACGAGAAGTACATCGTGCACTTCCCCGAGACGCTCGAGGTCTACTCGTACGGCTCGGGGTACGGCGGCAATGCGATCCTCGCCAAGAAGTGCTTCGCCCTGCGCATCGCGTCGGTCATCGCACGCGACGAGGGCTGGCTCGCCGAGCACATGCTGCTCATCCGCGTGACCGATCCGAAGGGCGAGGCGCATCACATCGCGGCCGCGTTCCCCTCGGCCTGCGGCAAGACGAACCTCGCGATGCTGCGTCCCACCATCCCCGGATGGACGGTCGAGACGCTCGGCGACGACATCGTCTGGATCCGTCCTGGCGAGGATGGCCGGATGTACGCCATGAACCCCGAAGCCGGGTTCTTCGGGGTCGCCCCGGGAACGGGCGAGTCGACCAACGTGACGGCCGTCGAGACGCTCTGGGGCAACACGATCTTCACCAACGTCGCGCTGCGCCCCGACGGCGACGTGTGGTGGGAGGGCCTCACCGACACTCCGCCCGCGAAACTCATCGACTGGCAGGGCAACCCCTGGACGCCTCAGTCCGAGGGGCCGGCCGCGCACCCCAACTCGCGCTTCACGGTGTCGGCCGCGCAGTGCCCGCAGATCGCCGAGGACTGGGAAGCCCCTGAGGGTGTGCCCCTCGACGCGATCCTCTTCGGCGGACGCCGTGCGACCAACGTGCCGCTCGTCGTCGAGGCGACCGACTGGAGCCACGGCGTCTTCATCGGCTCGACCATCTCATCGGAGCGCACCGCCGCGGCCGAGGGCACCCTCGGGGAGCTCCGCCGCGACCCGTTCGCGATGCTGCCCTTCTGCGGCTACAACATGGGCGACTACTTCGCCCACTGGCTCAAGGTGGGGCGTTCGCTGCGCTTCGACCGCGCACCGCGCATCTTCCAGGTCAACTGGTTCCGCCGCGGCGACGACGGCCGATTCCTGTGGCCAGGGTTCGGCGAGAACTCGCGCGTGATCGACTGGATCATCCGCCGCATCTCCGGCGAGGTCACCGCGGTCGACAGCCCGATCGGGCGCCTGCCGCGCCGCGAGGACTTGAATCTCGAGGGACTGGAGATCGCCGAGGCCGATCTCGACGAGCTCTTCGACATCGACATCGACGCGTGGCTCGCCGAGGCCGACTCCACCGAGGAGTTCTACGCCATGTTCGGCGACGCGCTGCCGGCGGCGCTGCGCAGCGAACTGGAAGCGCTGCGGTACCGGCTGAACGCCGCGCGCTGA